The window GAGAGCTAGACATAGATTATGAAACCATAGACATTTCCCCCCTCATACATTCTATAAGGAAAATGTATCCATATGCCATAGATGAAATCACCCTCGGAAACATAAAATCAAGGCTCCGCATGCTTCTATGGTACGGATATTCTAATTTAAAGAAGAGTCTTGTTTGCGGTTGCTCAAATAAAACAGAATTGTTGATAGGTTATTTTACAAAATATGGTGATGGGGGAAGTGATTTTATGCCAATCGGTGATTTATACAAAACCCAGATATACCAGCTGGCAGAATATCTTGAAATACCCCAACCGATAATAAAAAAGGCACCATCCGCAGGACTATGGAAAGGGCAGACAGATGAAAAAGAACTTGGCATTTCATATGAAAAATTGGATAAGATTCTGTACGGGCTAGAAAGAAAGATGCCCCTCCAGAAAATAGCCAGAATTGCAGACGTTGATGAGAGTGAAGTTATAAGGATACAAACAATGTGTAAACTTAGTCAGCACAAAAGA is drawn from Candidatus Thermoplasmatota archaeon and contains these coding sequences:
- a CDS encoding NAD+ synthase; amino-acid sequence: MLEIDPEETTEAVIEFIRSYTENAGVKNVVIGLSGGLDSAVIIKLALLSLGKKNVHAIFMPELSTPVEDFEHVRLISRELDIDYETIDISPLIHSIRKMYPYAIDEITLGNIKSRLRMLLWYGYSNLKKSLVCGCSNKTELLIGYFTKYGDGGSDFMPIGDLYKTQIYQLAEYLEIPQPIIKKAPSAGLWKGQTDEKELGISYEKLDKILYGLERKMPLQKIARIADVDESEVIRIQTMCKLSQHKRNVPLIPKIGLRTISLDWRSPVQEK